Proteins encoded by one window of Hippoglossus hippoglossus isolate fHipHip1 chromosome 15, fHipHip1.pri, whole genome shotgun sequence:
- the LOC117775922 gene encoding DELTA-sagatoxin-Srs1a-like has protein sequence MVGPCSAGSALFNKSTGCATGAVGVLTYDLFNADLNDYSHVMAVMYSVPYDRILYSNYFAVGIFERGNDCDYNLYDIMYNGGENNFVRGKADGSCISYEGDYVIVSASMSDSGEAVLRVDINDTGMY, from the coding sequence ATGGTGGGTCCCTGCTCCGCTGGCAGCGCATTGTTCAACAAGAGCACCGGCTGTGCAACTGGAGCCGTCGGCGTCTTGACCTACGACCTTTTCAATGCCGATCTGAACGACTACAGCCACGTCATGGCTGTCATGTACTCTGTGCCCTATGACCGGATCCTCTACTCCAACTATTTTGCTGTGGGCATCtttgaaagaggaaatgacTGCGACTACAATCTGTATGATATTATGTATAATGGAGGTGAAAACAACTTTGTAAGAGGAAAAGCTGACGGCTCCTGCATTTCTTATGAGGGCGATTATGTTATTGTCAGTGCCTCCATGTCTGACTCAGGTGAAGCAGTCTTGAGGGTGGATATCAACGATACTGGCATGTACTGA